Proteins encoded by one window of Dreissena polymorpha isolate Duluth1 chromosome 11, UMN_Dpol_1.0, whole genome shotgun sequence:
- the LOC127851347 gene encoding fibroblast growth factor receptor-like 1: MDYCTLCLLVFASLCKVSSEPWGERRKVEPTFLPTPTNITVHRGDLAVLKCQIRDLGPKVVVWHKANKDVPLTIGKTIFEQENHIDIKFQQISEDDSYWDLFIKNVQPKHAGTYLCQVTASKLYTHYVTLHVLDNPSTVNEDLILTGTKYINQGETIRLMCNVTGVINMLDGVDWFFQGKNIVTTAAYLKGEITILKHMEGHSYVSELIIENSSLHDMGIYLCRGPNLKISSIRVDVLSAVKPNINRRGSDTDASYSHARGPLSGSSSNLIFSSTAIMLGLLLGTCTGISENILYVCIKLYISRDYVTR; the protein is encoded by the exons TATCGAGTGAGCCGTGGGGTGAGCGCCGTAAAGTCGAGCCCACGTTTCTTCCTACACCAACAAATATCACAGTACATCGCGGTGATCTGGCGGTGTTGAAATGCCAGATCCGCGACCTAGGACCGAAAGTT GTTGTTTGGCATAAGGCAAATAAAGACGTGCCTCTTACCATCGGAAAAACGATATTCGAACAGGAAAACCACATAGACATCAAGTTTCAACAGATATCGGAAGAT GATTCTTACTGGGACCTGTTCATTAAGAACGTTCAACCAAAACATGCCGGAACATACCTGTGTCAGGTTACAGCGTCTAAACTGTACACACACTACGTCACACTCCATGTACTCG ATAATCCATCGACAGTAAACGAAG ACTTAATATTGACAGGCACCAAGTACATAAACCAAGGGGAAACAATTCGTCTAATGTGCAACGTTACAGGTGTCATCAATATGCTTGATGGAGTAGACTGGTTTTTCCAAGGTAAAAATATAGTAACAACGGCTGCATATTTGAAGGGCGAGATAACAATCTTGAAGCACATGGAAGGGCATTCATACGTCAGCGAGTTAATAATTGAGAACAGTTCTCTACACGACATGGGTATTTACCTTTGTCGAGGACCTAATCTGAAGATAAGCAGCATCAGAGTTGATGTACTGAGCG cAGTCAAACCGAACATCAATCGAAGAG GGTCGGACACAGATGCAAGTTATTCACATGCGCGCGGACCATTAAGCGGCTCTTCAAGTAATCTGATCTTTTCCTCTACAGCAATTATGCTAGGACTACTGCTCGGGACATGTACTGGAATTTCTGAGAATATTTTGTATGTGTGTATCAAGCTTTACATATCACGAGATTATGTCACGAGATGA